A genomic segment from Truepera sp. encodes:
- the rpsD gene encoding 30S ribosomal protein S4 — MGRYRGPIVKICRREGANLVETPKVQRYMERHPYPPGQHGQRRRRKPSDYGVRLREKQKLRFYYNMSEKQFHNLFEEAERAEGSTGTVFLQFLESRLDNVVYRLGIAYTRRQARQFVAHGHILVNGKRVDVPSYRVRPADVIEVAPNAKKNPVIQANIEDRRRGKLNPWLEFDGETMKGRFLHRPAREDIMVPVNELQVIEYYSR; from the coding sequence ATGGGTCGATACAGAGGACCGATAGTCAAGATCTGCAGACGCGAGGGCGCCAACCTGGTGGAGACGCCGAAGGTGCAGCGCTACATGGAGAGGCACCCGTACCCCCCGGGGCAGCACGGCCAGCGTCGCCGTCGCAAGCCGAGCGACTACGGCGTGCGTCTGCGCGAGAAGCAGAAGCTGCGCTTCTACTACAACATGAGCGAGAAGCAGTTCCACAACCTGTTCGAGGAGGCCGAGCGCGCCGAGGGGTCGACGGGAACCGTCTTCCTGCAGTTCCTCGAGTCGCGCCTCGACAACGTCGTCTACCGCCTGGGCATCGCCTACACGCGGCGGCAGGCGCGCCAGTTCGTGGCTCACGGCCACATCCTGGTCAACGGCAAGCGCGTCGACGTCCCGTCGTACCGCGTGCGTCCGGCCGACGTCATCGAAGTGGCTCCCAACGCCAAGAAGAACCCCGTGATCCAGGCCAACATCGAGGATCGTCGGCGGGGCAAGCTGAACCCGTGGCTCGAGTTCGACGGCGAAACCATGAAGGGCAGGTTCCTTCACCGCCCGGCCCGTGAGGACATCATGGTGCCCGTCAACGAGCTCCAGGTCATCGAGTACTACTCGCGCTAA
- a CDS encoding DNA-directed RNA polymerase subunit alpha yields the protein MHIIPEFKAKVTGSYGEFVVEPLPRGYGVTLGNPLRRILLSSVPGTAVTSVYIEDVLHEFSTIDGVKEDVMQIILNLKDLVVKMHDDDPVTLTLRVDEPGEVTAKMFDVPSNAAIINPDLHVATLAKGGKLVMEVRVERGVGYVPSEVHGTKDRINSIPVDAIYTPVRRVAYRVEDTRVGQRTDLDRLTLRVWTDGSVDPRDALDVAVDTLRSQLNVFTGDGFAEEDAAPVLVLGPSKTEEVEPLAETVTLSLESLDLSSRVLHSLQEEGIDSVNALLALSERDLKKVGGVGEKSLEEIKERLAARGYNLKE from the coding sequence GTGCACATCATCCCAGAGTTCAAAGCCAAGGTCACGGGCAGTTATGGCGAGTTCGTGGTCGAGCCGCTTCCGCGCGGCTACGGCGTCACGCTCGGCAACCCGCTACGGCGCATCCTGCTGTCGTCGGTTCCCGGCACGGCCGTCACTAGCGTCTACATCGAGGACGTTCTGCACGAGTTCTCGACCATCGACGGGGTCAAGGAGGATGTCATGCAGATCATCCTCAACCTCAAGGACCTCGTCGTGAAGATGCATGACGACGATCCGGTCACGCTCACGCTGCGCGTCGACGAGCCGGGCGAAGTGACGGCCAAGATGTTCGACGTCCCGTCTAACGCCGCCATAATCAACCCCGATCTGCACGTCGCCACCCTTGCCAAGGGCGGAAAGCTGGTCATGGAAGTGCGCGTCGAGCGCGGAGTGGGCTACGTCCCGTCGGAGGTGCACGGCACCAAGGACCGCATCAACTCCATCCCCGTCGACGCAATCTACACGCCGGTCCGCCGCGTCGCCTACCGCGTCGAGGACACCCGCGTCGGCCAGCGGACGGACCTCGACCGCCTCACCCTGCGCGTGTGGACCGACGGCAGCGTCGACCCGAGGGACGCGCTCGACGTCGCCGTCGACACCCTCCGCAGCCAGCTGAACGTCTTCACGGGCGACGGCTTCGCGGAGGAGGACGCCGCACCGGTGCTCGTCCTGGGCCCCAGCAAGACCGAAGAGGTCGAGCCGCTCGCCGAGACGGTCACGCTGAGCCTCGAGAGCCTCGACCTCTCCAGCCGCGTGCTCCACTCCCTGCAAGAGGAAGGCATCGACTCCGTCAACGCCCTCCTGGCCCTCTCGGAGCGCGACCTCAAGAAGGTCGGCGGGGTCGGCGAGAAGTCGCTCGAAGAGATCAAAGAGCGCCTCGCGGCGCGCGGCTACAACCTTAAGGAGTAA
- the rplQ gene encoding 50S ribosomal protein L17 encodes MRHLIRGRKLNRSSSHRSALARSQATALLRHGRIKTTLTKAKNLQPFVEKLITTARGGDLHSRRLVAREIHDLAVQRKLMDEIAPRYLERPGGYTRIYRLTSRRGDGVQEALIELVND; translated from the coding sequence ATGCGCCACCTGATCCGCGGCCGCAAACTGAACCGCTCCAGCAGTCACCGCTCGGCCCTGGCACGCAGCCAGGCCACGGCACTGCTGCGGCACGGCCGCATCAAGACCACCCTCACGAAGGCCAAGAACCTGCAGCCCTTCGTGGAGAAGCTGATCACCACCGCCCGCGGCGGCGACCTCCACTCGCGCCGGCTGGTAGCCCGCGAGATCCACGATCTCGCCGTGCAGCGCAAGCTGATGGACGAGATCGCGCCCCGGTACCTGGAGCGACCCGGCGGCTACACGCGCATCTACCGCCTCACCTCGAGGCGCGGTGACGGCGTGCAAGAGGCCCTCATCGAGTTGGTCAACGACTGA
- the tilS gene encoding tRNA lysidine(34) synthetase TilS: MVRFLRLAGHAAAGHMTPAAGLLERFTARLDGLAPSGTPLVAAVSGGADSVAAALLLKAAERPFVVAHFDHRLRAGSGEDAAFVETLSESLGAPFRLGGADVARVAEAKGWNLEDAARRLRYAFLHRVLRESGGGVIVVAHTADDQAETFLLQLLRGAAFPAGMAARRGAVARPLLTERREALRDYLREASQPWRDDPTNLDLSRNRAWLRHEVIPALEARFVGVSGRLAHTAGELAAAREALEAEASRRFGGGESLDAAALAAAPAAVLRVGLAARLRALGVPASARLVSALEDAVLRSARMGTSAPPWRRDVGRGVTATVAYGRFSLGRAPEGAPDPTAVRVTSAEQLPVGVSPSVLEGHPDLVLRRRLAGDRIRLPFGSKLVSDLLIDRKVPRSDRDGLTILAEGNEVLWVEGVAAAVGVASPGVASPGVASPGVASPGGASPSGESPSGASPSAAARSSGLARRQGEASPLGTDEHFMGLALAEARLALSSGEVPVGAVVVVDGKVVAAAHNQSESESDPTAHAEVLALRAAAKAVGDWRLEGATLYVTLEPCPMCLGATLQTHAAGLVYGATNVREGALGGVVDLAAAGWKRVPVVRGGVRAAEAAALLKRAFAAKRAASAAGATAAPVPPPEPGAGTQPSEEPQPDDSQQGGTK, from the coding sequence GTGGTGCGCTTCCTCAGGCTTGCGGGGCATGCGGCGGCGGGGCACATGACGCCGGCGGCGGGCCTGCTCGAGAGGTTCACGGCGCGACTGGATGGCCTGGCGCCTTCCGGCACTCCGTTGGTGGCCGCGGTCTCGGGTGGCGCCGACTCCGTCGCGGCGGCGCTGCTGTTGAAGGCGGCGGAGCGACCATTCGTGGTGGCGCACTTCGATCACCGGCTCCGCGCCGGATCGGGGGAGGACGCGGCGTTCGTCGAGACCCTCAGCGAGTCGTTGGGCGCACCGTTCAGGCTTGGCGGCGCGGACGTGGCGCGAGTGGCCGAGGCCAAGGGCTGGAACCTGGAGGACGCCGCGCGGCGCCTGCGTTACGCCTTCCTCCACCGCGTGCTCCGCGAGTCCGGGGGCGGTGTGATTGTGGTGGCTCATACCGCCGACGACCAGGCCGAGACGTTCTTGTTGCAACTCCTGCGCGGCGCCGCTTTCCCGGCAGGCATGGCGGCGCGGCGGGGCGCGGTGGCGCGCCCGCTACTGACCGAGAGGCGCGAGGCCCTGCGCGATTACCTCCGCGAGGCGTCACAACCCTGGCGCGACGACCCGACGAACCTCGACCTCTCCCGGAACCGCGCCTGGTTGCGGCACGAGGTCATCCCGGCTCTCGAAGCGCGCTTCGTGGGAGTCAGCGGGCGTCTGGCTCACACGGCGGGCGAGCTGGCCGCCGCTCGGGAGGCACTGGAGGCCGAGGCGAGCCGGCGCTTCGGCGGTGGCGAGTCGCTGGACGCGGCCGCCCTCGCCGCCGCGCCCGCCGCCGTGCTACGTGTGGGCCTCGCTGCCAGGCTAAGGGCCCTCGGCGTGCCGGCCAGCGCCCGCCTGGTGTCCGCGCTCGAGGACGCGGTGCTTCGCTCGGCGCGGATGGGTACCAGCGCGCCGCCTTGGCGCCGCGACGTGGGCAGGGGAGTGACGGCCACGGTGGCGTACGGGCGCTTCTCGCTCGGGCGCGCGCCCGAAGGCGCCCCGGACCCGACGGCCGTGAGGGTGACCTCGGCGGAGCAGCTACCCGTTGGGGTGTCGCCGAGCGTCCTGGAGGGCCATCCGGACCTGGTCCTGCGGCGGCGGCTGGCAGGCGATCGCATCCGGCTGCCCTTCGGGAGCAAGCTCGTGAGCGACCTGCTGATCGACCGCAAGGTGCCCCGCTCCGACCGGGACGGGCTCACCATCCTGGCCGAAGGCAACGAGGTCTTGTGGGTGGAAGGTGTGGCCGCCGCTGTTGGCGTCGCCTCGCCTGGCGTCGCTTCGCCTGGCGTCGCTTCGCCTGGCGTTGCCTCGCCTGGCGGTGCCTCGCCAAGCGGTGAGTCGCCCAGCGGTGCCTCGCCAAGCGCCGCCGCCCGCTCCAGCGGCCTGGCGAGGCGCCAGGGCGAGGCCAGCCCGCTCGGCACGGACGAACACTTCATGGGCCTGGCGCTCGCGGAGGCCCGCCTCGCGCTGAGCTCGGGCGAAGTGCCGGTTGGCGCCGTGGTGGTCGTGGACGGCAAGGTCGTGGCGGCGGCTCACAACCAAAGCGAGAGCGAGAGCGACCCCACGGCCCACGCCGAGGTGCTGGCACTAAGGGCGGCGGCCAAGGCGGTGGGTGATTGGCGTCTGGAGGGCGCCACGCTTTACGTGACGCTGGAGCCGTGCCCGATGTGCCTGGGGGCCACGTTGCAGACCCACGCCGCCGGGCTCGTTTACGGCGCGACGAACGTGCGCGAGGGCGCCCTGGGCGGGGTGGTCGATCTGGCAGCGGCCGGCTGGAAGCGCGTGCCCGTGGTTCGGGGCGGCGTTCGGGCGGCGGAAGCGGCGGCCCTCCTCAAGCGCGCGTTCGCGGCGAAGAGGGCGGCCTCCGCGGCGGGCGCCACGGCGGCGCCTGTCCCGCCGCCCGAACCGGGCGCCGGTACCCAGCCCAGCGAGGAGCCTCAACCGGATGATTCCCAGCAGGGCGGCACGAAGTAG
- the rpsM gene encoding 30S ribosomal protein S13: MARIAGIDLPRDKRIEAALPYIYGIGWSRSVDILAKASVDPGTRVKDLTDSEVSRLREVVDRDYKVEGDLRREVQLNIKRLMDIGCYRGLRHRRGLPVRGQSTKTNARTRKGPRRTVAGKKRAPKK, translated from the coding sequence GTGGCTCGTATCGCAGGTATCGACCTGCCGCGCGACAAGCGCATCGAGGCCGCCCTCCCGTACATCTACGGCATCGGCTGGAGCCGCTCCGTGGACATCCTCGCCAAGGCGTCGGTCGACCCCGGCACGCGCGTCAAGGACCTCACGGACTCCGAGGTCTCGCGCCTGCGCGAAGTCGTCGACCGCGACTACAAGGTGGAGGGTGACCTGCGCCGCGAAGTGCAGCTCAACATCAAGCGCCTCATGGACATCGGTTGCTACCGTGGCCTCCGCCACCGTCGCGGCCTTCCGGTCCGTGGGCAGTCCACCAAGACCAACGCGCGTACCCGCAAGGGACCGCGCCGCACCGTGGCCGGCAAGAAGAGGGCCCCGAAGAAGTAA
- a CDS encoding phosphopentomutase, with protein sequence MTVTLVVLDSVGVGALADAAAFGDAGSHTLDHTLAATGVELPNLARLGLGLVDGVTSLPREADPLASYGRLAELSKGKDTTTGHWEFMGVVLEHPFRTFQRFPDDVMAAFDAATGRGHLGNYPASGTVILDELGAEHLRTSFPIVYTSADSVFQVAAHVDVVPLETLYAWCLAAREILTGENAVARVIARPFTGGPGAFVRLGEKRHDYSLAPPANVLDALAAAGKEVVGVGKIPDIYAHRGFTREVAAGTNLLGIERTLELMRERPAGLVFTNLVEFDSLYGHRRDPRGYAAALAEFDARLPELVAATAPGDALMFVSDHGNDPTWKGTDHTREHGLLLYYRPGEEARALGTRRTFADVGATVADLLGVAWGGVGTSFA encoded by the coding sequence ATGACCGTCACACTGGTGGTACTCGACTCGGTCGGCGTTGGCGCACTGGCGGACGCCGCGGCTTTCGGCGACGCCGGCTCGCACACGCTCGACCACACCCTCGCCGCCACCGGCGTGGAACTTCCGAACCTCGCGCGCCTGGGGTTGGGCCTCGTGGATGGCGTCACGAGCCTGCCAAGGGAGGCAGACCCGCTCGCCAGTTACGGCCGGCTCGCGGAGTTGAGCAAGGGCAAGGACACGACCACCGGGCACTGGGAGTTCATGGGCGTGGTGCTGGAGCATCCGTTCCGGACGTTCCAGCGTTTCCCGGACGACGTCATGGCGGCCTTCGACGCGGCGACGGGCCGGGGCCACCTCGGCAACTACCCCGCGTCGGGAACGGTCATCTTGGACGAACTTGGCGCCGAGCACCTGCGCACGAGCTTCCCGATCGTCTACACCAGCGCCGATTCCGTGTTCCAGGTGGCGGCGCACGTCGACGTCGTGCCGCTCGAGACCCTCTACGCCTGGTGCCTGGCGGCCCGCGAGATCCTGACGGGCGAGAACGCCGTTGCCCGCGTCATCGCGCGCCCGTTCACGGGCGGGCCTGGCGCCTTCGTGCGCCTGGGCGAGAAGCGCCACGACTACTCCCTCGCCCCGCCCGCCAACGTGCTCGACGCGCTCGCCGCCGCGGGCAAAGAGGTCGTCGGCGTCGGGAAGATCCCCGACATCTACGCCCACCGCGGCTTCACCCGCGAGGTGGCGGCGGGCACCAACTTGCTGGGGATCGAGCGCACGCTCGAACTCATGCGCGAGCGGCCCGCCGGGCTCGTGTTCACCAACCTGGTCGAGTTCGACTCGCTTTACGGACACCGCCGCGATCCGCGAGGGTACGCCGCGGCGCTCGCGGAGTTCGACGCTAGGCTCCCCGAACTCGTCGCCGCCACCGCGCCCGGCGACGCGCTCATGTTCGTGAGCGACCACGGCAACGACCCCACTTGGAAGGGCACCGATCACACGCGCGAACACGGGCTGTTGCTCTACTACCGCCCGGGCGAGGAGGCGCGGGCGTTGGGCACGCGCCGCACGTTCGCGGACGTGGGTGCAACCGTCGCGGACCTCCTCGGCGTCGCTTGGGGGGGCGTGGGCACGAGCTTCGCCTGA
- the infA gene encoding translation initiation factor IF-1 — translation MEETTQDTIRTEGVVLEARPNTTFLVQLDAGPEILAHVGGKMRRHYIRILPGDRVVLEISTYDPEKGRIVYRK, via the coding sequence TTGGAAGAAACGACTCAAGATACTATCCGCACTGAAGGCGTGGTACTTGAAGCGCGCCCCAACACGACCTTCCTGGTCCAGTTGGACGCCGGGCCCGAGATCCTTGCCCACGTAGGTGGCAAGATGCGCCGTCACTACATCCGGATCCTCCCAGGCGACCGCGTCGTCCTGGAGATCAGCACTTACGACCCCGAGAAGGGTCGGATCGTCTACCGCAAGTAG
- the rpmJ gene encoding 50S ribosomal protein L36: MKVRASVKPMCDKCKVIRRHGRVYVICSVNPTHKQRQG, from the coding sequence ATGAAAGTAAGGGCTTCAGTCAAACCAATGTGCGACAAGTGCAAGGTGATCCGCCGGCACGGTCGCGTCTACGTCATCTGCTCGGTCAACCCGACGCATAAGCAAAGGCAGGGCTGA
- the map gene encoding type I methionyl aminopeptidase, which translates to MVVKRQSELDIMAEAAVINREALEVVEAAVAPGVTTRELNALAEDAILSRGGKPAFKGYNGFPASICASPNEVVVHGFPDDRRLREGDIISIDIGTFYRGYAADMARTYAVGDVSVEARNLLEVTERSLTAGIEKALPGKRLGDISAAIQDVVEAAGYWVIREFVGHGIGREFHEGPEVPNFGSAGTGPLLRPGLVLAIEPMVAQRRTRVVIADDGWTASTENGSLAAHFEHTVAITEDGPWVLTAIGGTGAKSAHPAAPGGVHGA; encoded by the coding sequence ATGGTAGTCAAGCGCCAAAGCGAGCTGGACATCATGGCAGAGGCCGCCGTCATCAACCGCGAGGCCCTCGAGGTGGTCGAGGCGGCCGTGGCCCCCGGCGTCACCACGCGCGAGTTGAACGCGCTGGCCGAAGATGCTATCCTCTCACGCGGCGGGAAGCCCGCTTTCAAGGGTTACAACGGTTTCCCCGCCTCTATCTGCGCCAGCCCGAACGAGGTGGTCGTTCACGGTTTCCCCGACGACCGCCGGCTAAGGGAAGGCGATATAATCTCGATCGACATCGGGACGTTCTATCGCGGGTACGCGGCCGACATGGCGCGCACCTACGCGGTGGGCGACGTCTCCGTCGAAGCCCGCAACCTCCTCGAGGTCACCGAGCGGTCGCTGACCGCCGGCATCGAGAAGGCCCTGCCGGGCAAGCGCTTGGGCGACATATCCGCGGCCATTCAGGATGTCGTCGAGGCGGCTGGTTACTGGGTGATCAGGGAATTCGTAGGACACGGCATCGGCCGGGAGTTCCACGAAGGACCGGAAGTGCCCAACTTTGGTAGTGCCGGTACCGGACCCCTTCTCCGTCCCGGCCTCGTCCTGGCGATCGAGCCCATGGTGGCTCAGCGGCGCACGCGCGTCGTCATCGCGGACGACGGCTGGACGGCCTCCACCGAGAACGGGAGCCTGGCGGCACATTTCGAGCACACCGTAGCCATCACCGAAGATGGCCCTTGGGTGCTGACAGCGATCGGCGGAACCGGAGCCAAGAGCGCTCATCCGGCCGCCCCAGGAGGTGTGCATGGCGCGTAA
- the secY gene encoding preprotein translocase subunit SecY, which produces MLKAFRNALVIPDLRAKLLVTIGLLAAYRLMVHIPTPGVDIQALKAGGFGGGVFSLLNFISGGNFEVFSIAALGVIPYITASIIIQLLQSTYPPLEKLSKEGEEGRRKITQYTRWGATALGAIQALFLAVALIGPSGALKVGWANGPFFWFVVLVTQVAGITVVMWLGEKITEYGIGNGISLIIYAGIVAAFPGALGQQFALIGAGESNVFGLLFYLVLLVVAIAGMVLVQQAERRIPVQYARKVVGRKVMGGQTTYIPLRLNAAGVIPIIFAVAILVLPQTLIGGFPEVAWLQSLGAWFNPSQWQGLLFSTLLIVGFTYFYTQISFDPRRISENLREYGGFVPGVRPGQQTTEHLTRITNRITLWGALFLGLVNALPQTFSWLTGQQQLSLVFSGTGLLIMVGVALDTLRQLESQLMMRHYEGFVSKGRIRGRGRRF; this is translated from the coding sequence ATGCTGAAGGCCTTTCGCAACGCTCTGGTGATACCGGACTTGCGGGCCAAGCTGCTCGTCACGATCGGACTCCTGGCCGCATACCGCCTGATGGTCCACATCCCCACCCCGGGAGTGGACATCCAGGCGCTGAAGGCCGGCGGGTTCGGTGGTGGCGTCTTCTCCCTGCTCAACTTCATCTCCGGTGGCAACTTCGAGGTCTTCTCGATCGCCGCGCTCGGGGTCATCCCCTACATCACGGCCAGCATCATCATCCAGCTGCTCCAAAGCACCTACCCGCCCCTTGAGAAGCTCTCCAAGGAGGGCGAGGAGGGTCGGCGCAAGATCACGCAGTACACGCGCTGGGGCGCCACGGCGCTGGGCGCCATCCAGGCGCTGTTCCTGGCCGTCGCCCTCATCGGGCCCTCCGGCGCCCTCAAGGTGGGCTGGGCGAACGGGCCGTTCTTCTGGTTCGTCGTCCTCGTCACGCAGGTGGCCGGCATCACGGTCGTCATGTGGCTGGGCGAGAAGATCACCGAGTACGGCATCGGTAACGGCATCTCGCTCATCATCTACGCGGGCATCGTGGCCGCGTTCCCGGGTGCGCTCGGGCAGCAGTTCGCCCTCATCGGCGCGGGCGAATCCAACGTGTTCGGCCTGCTCTTCTACCTCGTGCTGCTCGTGGTCGCGATCGCGGGCATGGTGCTCGTGCAGCAAGCCGAGCGCCGCATCCCGGTGCAGTACGCCCGCAAGGTCGTCGGCCGCAAGGTGATGGGCGGCCAGACGACCTACATCCCGCTGCGGCTCAACGCCGCCGGCGTCATCCCCATCATCTTCGCCGTCGCCATCCTCGTGCTCCCGCAGACGCTCATCGGCGGCTTCCCCGAAGTGGCCTGGCTGCAGAGCCTGGGCGCCTGGTTCAACCCGTCACAGTGGCAGGGGCTGCTCTTCAGCACGCTGCTCATCGTCGGGTTCACCTACTTCTACACGCAGATCTCGTTCGACCCGCGCCGCATCAGCGAGAACCTTCGCGAGTACGGCGGCTTCGTGCCGGGCGTGCGCCCGGGTCAGCAGACAACTGAGCACCTCACCCGCATCACGAACAGGATCACGCTCTGGGGCGCACTCTTCCTGGGCCTGGTCAACGCGCTCCCGCAGACCTTCTCGTGGCTCACCGGCCAGCAGCAGCTCTCCCTGGTCTTCTCCGGGACGGGCCTGCTCATCATGGTGGGCGTTGCGCTCGACACTCTGCGTCAACTCGAGTCTCAACTCATGATGCGCCACTACGAGGGCTTCGTGTCCAAGGGCCGCATCCGCGGCCGTGGGAGGCGCTTCTAG
- the rpsK gene encoding 30S ribosomal protein S11, which yields MAKPTKTTKKRVKRSLTEGKAFIHASYNNTIVTITDMAGNTVAWSSAGSIGYKGSKKGTPYAAQLAAADATRKAQNMGVSQVDIVIRGTGSGREQAIRSIQATGVTVRTIIDDTPTPHNGCRPRKRKRP from the coding sequence ATGGCAAAACCCACGAAGACCACGAAGAAGCGGGTCAAGCGCTCCCTCACCGAGGGCAAGGCGTTCATCCACGCTTCCTACAACAACACCATCGTCACCATCACCGACATGGCCGGCAACACCGTGGCCTGGTCGTCGGCCGGTTCCATCGGCTACAAGGGATCCAAGAAGGGCACGCCGTACGCGGCGCAGCTCGCGGCCGCCGACGCCACCCGCAAGGCCCAGAACATGGGCGTGTCGCAGGTCGACATCGTCATCAGGGGCACGGGCTCCGGACGCGAGCAGGCGATCCGTTCCATCCAAGCGACGGGCGTCACCGTGCGCACCATAATCGACGACACCCCCACACCCCACAACGGCTGCCGCCCGCGCAAGCGGAAGCGTCCCTGA
- a CDS encoding adenylate kinase, protein MSAHGPEVVLLMGPPGAGKGTQANLLAASRDLLKLSTGDMLRAHVKGGTELGTRAKRVMDEGGLVSDDIIIAMVKAELDRLDPIRVLLDGFPRTTVQAEALDELLADYGAAIDAAIELRVDDQELVRRLLGRARQEGRSDDNEATIRRRMAVYREQTEPLLDYYRRQGKVHDVDGVGTTEDVFERIEAALEGALAW, encoded by the coding sequence GTGAGCGCGCACGGACCTGAGGTCGTCCTGCTCATGGGCCCACCGGGGGCCGGCAAGGGCACGCAGGCCAACCTGCTGGCCGCCAGCCGGGACCTGCTGAAGCTCTCGACGGGCGACATGCTCCGCGCACACGTCAAGGGCGGCACCGAGCTGGGCACCAGGGCGAAACGCGTCATGGACGAAGGCGGCCTGGTGTCGGACGACATCATCATCGCGATGGTGAAGGCCGAGCTGGACCGCTTGGACCCCATCCGCGTGCTGCTCGACGGCTTCCCGCGCACCACCGTCCAGGCCGAGGCGCTCGACGAGCTCCTGGCCGACTACGGTGCCGCCATCGACGCCGCCATCGAGCTCAGGGTCGACGACCAGGAGCTGGTCCGCCGGCTACTGGGCCGCGCCCGGCAGGAGGGCCGCTCCGACGACAACGAGGCGACCATCCGCCGGCGAATGGCGGTCTACCGCGAGCAGACCGAACCGCTCCTCGACTACTACCGCAGGCAGGGCAAGGTCCATGACGTCGACGGCGTCGGCACCACCGAGGACGTCTTCGAGCGGATCGAAGCGGCCCTGGAAGGCGCCCTGGCATGGTAG